Proteins encoded together in one Bacteroidota bacterium window:
- a CDS encoding T9SS type A sorting domain-containing protein: protein MKTITSFLILMVFFQLSSRSQNCADTNNIFTVSFNAKKYEIVKEKKNWTEAAACAVERGGYLAEINNSVEQDLIYGTIKNNAGISSNYTTVNDGGGIAYIWIGATDKNTEGSWLWDGDDDASGVNFWNGQGGAGSGGGSAVAGLYNNWGGTSEGTVKEPDDYASNQDGAAIALAGWPSGTTLLGIAGEWNDISSANTIYYVIEYDSSTSSMNEIELDEVFIYPNPATEIVYIRSSSLIFSVKIINALGEFVVKKEDINQNSITLPLNSFDQGFYWVRIQHSNSITVEQLLIH, encoded by the coding sequence ATGAAAACGATAACTTCATTCCTAATACTGATGGTGTTTTTTCAACTTTCGTCCAGATCTCAAAATTGTGCTGACACGAATAATATCTTCACAGTTAGCTTCAATGCAAAGAAATATGAAATAGTAAAAGAGAAAAAAAACTGGACAGAAGCAGCAGCCTGTGCGGTAGAACGGGGAGGTTATTTAGCGGAAATTAATAATTCAGTTGAGCAAGATCTGATTTATGGAACAATAAAGAATAATGCAGGAATATCATCTAACTATACAACAGTTAACGATGGAGGAGGCATTGCATACATTTGGATAGGAGCTACCGATAAGAATACAGAGGGCTCTTGGCTTTGGGATGGTGATGATGATGCAAGTGGTGTTAACTTCTGGAATGGTCAAGGCGGTGCAGGATCAGGTGGAGGAAGTGCAGTAGCTGGATTGTATAATAATTGGGGAGGAACATCAGAGGGAACGGTTAAAGAACCAGATGATTATGCCTCAAATCAAGATGGAGCAGCCATTGCATTAGCAGGATGGCCATCAGGAACAACCTTACTTGGGATCGCAGGAGAGTGGAACGACATAAGTTCTGCAAATACCATTTACTATGTTATTGAATATGACAGTTCAACATCTTCCATGAATGAAATTGAATTGGATGAGGTTTTTATTTATCCGAATCCGGCAACTGAAATTGTGTATATAAGGTCTTCCAGTTTAATTTTTTCTGTTAAGATTATCAATGCCTTAGGCGAGTTTGTTGTTAAAAAAGAAGATATTAATCAAAATTCCATTACACTTCCCTTAAATTCTTTTGATCAGGGCTTTTATTGGGTGAGAATTCAGCATTCCAATTCCATAACAGTTGAACAGCTATTGATTCATTAA